In Streptomyces sp. NBC_00878, a single window of DNA contains:
- a CDS encoding VWA domain-containing protein: MSLRSPGWLLLLVPLALLIGAYLLVQRRRGRYAVRFTNLDLLDKVAPRRPGWRRHVPAAVFCGTLALLVVGFARPTTEVRVPRERATIVVAFDVSASMEATDVEPTRFEAAQRAALAFVDRLPERFNAGLVPFSGSATVAVPPTTDRGALRTAIERLTTGEGTAIGEAVVAARDAVRTLDREAETSPPPAHMVLLSDGSNTTGRSVESAAQEATDDKIPVSTIAYGTESGTIDLPSGDTVSVPVDWPALRDLASRTGGDFHEAATGEELQEVYEDIGSSVGHRTEEREIWQWFVAAGLLTTG, encoded by the coding sequence ATGAGTCTGCGTTCGCCCGGCTGGCTGCTGCTCCTGGTGCCGCTCGCCCTGCTCATCGGCGCGTATCTGCTGGTGCAGCGCAGGCGCGGCCGGTACGCGGTCCGGTTCACCAACCTGGACCTGCTGGACAAGGTGGCGCCCCGGCGGCCCGGCTGGCGCCGCCACGTCCCCGCGGCCGTGTTCTGCGGCACGCTCGCGCTGCTGGTCGTGGGCTTCGCCCGGCCGACCACGGAGGTGCGGGTGCCGCGTGAGCGAGCCACGATCGTGGTGGCGTTCGACGTCTCGGCGTCCATGGAGGCCACCGATGTCGAGCCGACCCGCTTCGAGGCCGCCCAGCGTGCCGCGCTCGCCTTCGTCGACCGGCTGCCCGAGCGCTTCAACGCGGGACTCGTACCGTTCAGCGGCTCCGCCACGGTCGCGGTCCCGCCGACCACCGACCGCGGCGCGCTGCGCACGGCCATCGAACGGCTCACCACCGGCGAGGGCACGGCGATCGGCGAGGCTGTCGTGGCCGCCCGCGACGCCGTCCGCACGCTCGACCGGGAGGCCGAGACCAGCCCGCCGCCCGCGCACATGGTGCTGCTGTCCGACGGCTCCAACACCACGGGCCGGTCCGTCGAGTCGGCGGCCCAGGAGGCGACCGACGACAAAATCCCGGTCTCGACCATCGCGTACGGCACGGAAAGCGGGACCATTGACCTGCCGTCCGGCGACACGGTGAGCGTCCCGGTCGACTGGCCCGCCCTGCGGGACCTCGCCTCCCGCACCGGCGGCGACTTCCACGAGGCCGCGACGGGGGAAGAACTCCAGGAGGTGTACGAGGACATCGGCAGTTCCGTCGGGCATCGCACCGAGGAACGCGAGATCTGGCAGTGGTTCGTCGCGGCCGGCCTCCTCACCACGGGATGA
- a CDS encoding cell wall metabolism sensor histidine kinase WalK, which yields MTVIGDHDALRRAVGNLLSNAVRLAPPGTGITVAAGRADGWLWASVQDEGPGILDDDQPRVFDRFWRAKGNGGRHDRHAGRGLAIVRQIVESHGGQIRLFSRVGEGSTFVLWFPSPGTNQPNGGPPNEQPH from the coding sequence ATGACGGTCATCGGTGACCACGACGCGCTGCGCAGAGCGGTCGGCAACCTGCTCTCCAACGCCGTACGACTGGCCCCGCCCGGCACCGGCATCACGGTCGCCGCGGGCCGGGCGGACGGCTGGCTCTGGGCGTCGGTCCAGGACGAGGGCCCCGGCATCCTCGACGACGACCAGCCCCGGGTCTTCGACCGCTTCTGGCGCGCGAAGGGCAACGGCGGCCGCCACGACCGCCACGCGGGCCGGGGCCTCGCGATAGTCCGTCAGATCGTGGAGTCGCACGGCGGCCAGATCCGCCTGTTCTCCAGAGTGGGCGAAGGCTCGACGTTCGTCCTGTGGTTCCCGTCCCCAGGTACCAACCAACCGAACGGCGGCCCCCCGAACGAGCAACCCCACTGA
- a CDS encoding 1-acyl-sn-glycerol-3-phosphate acyltransferase, whose product MSRFALIKAVLAPTMRLMFRPRVEGLEHIPGDGPVILAGNHLTFMDSMFLPLVCNHRRVFFIGKDEYVTGKGFKGRLMAWFFVGVGMIPVDRDGASGGVAALMTGRRVLEEGKVFGIYPEGTRSPDGRLYRGRTGIARLTLMTGAPVVPFAMIGTDKVQPGGAGFPRPGRVTVRFGEAMEFSRYEGMDRDRYVLRAVTDSVMAEVMRLSGQEYVDMYATKAKAA is encoded by the coding sequence TTGTCCCGCTTCGCGCTCATCAAGGCAGTGCTCGCACCGACCATGCGCCTGATGTTCCGCCCACGGGTGGAGGGCTTGGAGCACATCCCGGGCGACGGACCCGTCATCCTGGCCGGCAACCACCTCACGTTCATGGACTCGATGTTCCTTCCGCTGGTCTGCAACCACCGGCGGGTCTTCTTCATCGGCAAGGACGAGTACGTCACCGGCAAAGGGTTCAAGGGCCGCCTCATGGCCTGGTTCTTCGTCGGCGTCGGCATGATCCCGGTGGACCGGGACGGCGCGAGCGGCGGGGTCGCGGCACTGATGACCGGCCGCCGGGTGCTGGAGGAGGGCAAGGTGTTCGGCATCTACCCCGAGGGCACCCGCTCCCCCGACGGCCGGCTCTACCGCGGCCGTACGGGGATCGCGCGGCTGACGCTGATGACCGGTGCGCCGGTGGTGCCGTTCGCGATGATCGGCACGGACAAGGTGCAGCCGGGTGGGGCCGGGTTTCCCCGGCCCGGGAGGGTCACTGTGCGCTTCGGTGAGGCGATGGAGTTCTCTCGGTACGAGGGGATGGATCGTGACCGGTATGTGCTTCGGGCCGTGACCGATTCGGTGATGGCTGAGGTGATGCGGTTGTCCGGGCAGGAGTATGTGGACATGTACGCCACGAAGGCGAAGGCGGCGTAG
- a CDS encoding glycerophosphodiester phosphodiesterase translates to MGTQGTQETQGPNEGLNGVSPGRRALLGAAVLGAGGAVLGLPGTASADERHGGSGYKSLPKPTIIGHRGASGYRPEHTLGSYQLALDMGAHVIEAGDLVPTKDGHLVCRHEPEIGGTTDVSAHPEFASRKTTKLLDGVSTTGWFTEDFTLAELKTLRAKERIPANRPHNTLYDGRWEIPTFEEVLRWREEQSRKRGKQVWIYPELKHPTYFRKLGLGLEERVAKVLRRHGLDKKNSPVIIQSFEPTSIQRLNKLVGNPLVVLLSAANTRPWDFVETGDPRTVADLVKPAGLKEIASYAQGIGPTLDLIILKDASGNLTTPTTLVRDAHAEGLILHPYTMRNENPFLPANFRKGTDADGYGDPFGAFRTYLATGIDGVFTDNPDTGILAREDFLKR, encoded by the coding sequence ATGGGGACGCAGGGGACGCAGGAGACGCAGGGGCCGAACGAGGGACTGAACGGGGTCAGCCCGGGACGGCGTGCGCTGCTCGGGGCCGCGGTGCTCGGCGCCGGCGGAGCGGTCCTCGGACTGCCGGGTACGGCGAGCGCCGACGAGCGGCACGGCGGCTCGGGCTACAAGAGCCTGCCGAAGCCGACGATCATCGGGCACCGCGGAGCCAGCGGCTACCGGCCCGAGCACACGCTCGGCTCTTACCAGTTGGCCCTCGACATGGGCGCGCACGTGATCGAGGCCGGCGACCTGGTGCCGACCAAGGACGGCCACCTCGTCTGCCGTCACGAGCCGGAGATCGGCGGGACGACGGACGTCTCCGCGCACCCCGAGTTCGCGAGCCGCAAGACCACCAAGCTCCTCGACGGGGTCTCCACCACCGGCTGGTTCACCGAGGACTTCACGCTCGCGGAGCTGAAGACGCTGCGCGCCAAGGAGCGCATCCCGGCCAACCGCCCCCACAACACGCTCTACGACGGCCGCTGGGAGATCCCCACCTTCGAGGAGGTGCTGCGCTGGCGCGAGGAGCAGAGCCGCAAGCGGGGCAAGCAGGTCTGGATCTACCCCGAGCTCAAGCACCCCACCTACTTCCGCAAGCTGGGCCTCGGTCTGGAGGAGCGGGTCGCCAAGGTGCTGCGCAGGCACGGCCTGGACAAGAAGAACTCGCCCGTCATCATCCAGTCCTTCGAGCCGACCAGCATCCAGCGTCTGAACAAGCTGGTGGGCAACCCCCTGGTCGTGCTCCTGTCCGCTGCCAACACCCGTCCCTGGGACTTCGTCGAGACGGGCGACCCGCGTACGGTCGCCGACCTGGTCAAGCCCGCGGGCCTGAAGGAGATCGCCTCCTACGCGCAGGGCATCGGCCCGACCCTCGACCTGATCATCCTCAAGGACGCGAGCGGCAACCTCACCACGCCGACCACCCTGGTCCGGGACGCGCACGCCGAGGGCCTGATCCTGCACCCGTACACGATGCGCAACGAGAACCCCTTCCTGCCCGCGAACTTCCGCAAGGGCACCGACGCGGACGGCTACGGCGACCCCTTCGGCGCCTTCAGGACGTACCTCGCGACCGGCATCGACGGGGTCTTCACCGACAACCCGGACACCGGCATCCTCGCCCGCGAGGACTTCCTGAAGCGCTGA
- a CDS encoding RNA polymerase sigma factor has protein sequence MTHDMLATLRPLLAAEASAEAYASGAEPGDLEQAVWVRLLEHLGADGPPADPAAWLRGAVRSEARRTRRTASIELPYASEPVDESGPGPEQLALTAARRRALHSAVRKLPGRCPRLMAALLSPQDLTYREIAGELGMSQGSLGPERSRCLGCLRRMLTSEVAAREPRG, from the coding sequence ATGACCCACGACATGCTCGCCACGTTGCGTCCGCTGCTCGCCGCCGAGGCCTCCGCCGAGGCATATGCCTCCGGGGCCGAGCCCGGTGACCTGGAACAGGCCGTCTGGGTACGCCTCCTGGAACACCTCGGCGCGGACGGTCCGCCCGCCGATCCGGCCGCGTGGCTGCGCGGCGCCGTACGTTCCGAGGCCCGCCGCACCCGGCGCACCGCGAGCATCGAGCTGCCGTACGCGTCCGAGCCCGTCGACGAGAGCGGACCCGGTCCGGAACAGCTCGCGCTGACCGCCGCACGCCGCCGTGCGCTGCACTCCGCTGTACGGAAGTTGCCGGGCCGCTGCCCGCGTCTCATGGCCGCGCTGTTGTCCCCGCAGGACCTCACATACCGGGAGATCGCGGGGGAGTTGGGTATGTCACAGGGCAGCCTCGGTCCGGAACGTTCCAGATGTCTGGGATGTCTGCGCCGAATGCTTACGTCGGAGGTTGCGGCGCGTGAACCACGGGGATAG
- a CDS encoding GNAT family N-acetyltransferase, with the protein MGMSVTISAATETDAEQILKLQFLCYQSEAELYGDYSIEPLTQPLDSLKAELAGGTVLVARLGDEVVASVRAAVDADGTARINKLIVHPRMRRHGLGGRLLDAIESRVAADAGAKSFQLFTGHRSEHNLRLYRKHGYQPVSTERVDERLSLVTLAKGSSASAFVASA; encoded by the coding sequence ATGGGCATGAGCGTGACCATCTCTGCGGCGACCGAGACGGACGCCGAACAGATCCTCAAACTGCAGTTCCTGTGCTACCAGAGCGAGGCCGAGCTGTACGGCGACTACAGCATCGAGCCCCTCACCCAGCCACTCGACTCCCTCAAGGCGGAGCTCGCGGGCGGTACGGTCCTGGTGGCCCGGCTGGGCGACGAGGTGGTGGCCTCGGTACGTGCGGCGGTGGATGCGGATGGCACGGCCCGCATCAACAAGTTGATCGTCCATCCCCGGATGCGGCGGCACGGTCTGGGCGGGCGGCTGCTCGACGCGATCGAGTCGCGGGTCGCCGCGGATGCGGGTGCGAAGAGCTTCCAGCTCTTCACCGGTCACCGCAGTGAGCACAACCTGCGGTTGTACCGGAAGCACGGGTACCAGCCCGTTTCCACGGAGCGGGTGGATGAGCGGTTGAGTCTGGTGACCCTTGCGAAGGGGTCGTCTGCCAGTGCGTTTGTCGCCAGCGCGTAG
- a CDS encoding methionine ABC transporter ATP-binding protein, producing MITTTGLKKVYRSRGREVTALDGVDLHVREGEVYGVIGQSGAGKSSLIRCVNLLERPTAGTVTVAGQDLTALAGRGPRAGRELRKARSHIGMVFQHFNLLSSRTVQDNVELPLEILGKSGKERSRKALELLELVGLSDKAKAYPAQLSGGQKQRVGIARALAGDPLVLLSDEATSALDPETTRSILQLLRDLNRQLGLTVLLITHEMDVVKTVCDSAALMEQGRIVESGTVAELLGTPGSELAAALFPVSGEASADDRTVIDVTFHGDAATQPVISQLSRTYNIDISILGAAMDTVGGKQVGRMRIELPGRYEENVVPIGFLRERGLQIDVQGQEPALVKEGAK from the coding sequence GTGATCACGACAACAGGCCTGAAGAAGGTCTACCGCTCGCGCGGCCGTGAGGTCACCGCCCTGGACGGCGTCGACCTGCACGTCCGCGAAGGCGAGGTGTACGGCGTCATCGGACAGTCCGGCGCCGGCAAGTCCTCCCTCATCCGCTGCGTCAACCTCCTGGAGCGCCCCACCGCCGGCACCGTGACCGTCGCCGGACAGGACCTCACGGCCCTCGCCGGGCGCGGTCCGCGCGCGGGCCGGGAACTGCGCAAGGCGCGCAGCCATATCGGCATGGTCTTCCAGCACTTCAACCTGCTGTCCTCGCGGACGGTCCAGGACAATGTCGAACTGCCGCTGGAAATCCTTGGCAAGTCCGGGAAGGAACGTTCCCGGAAGGCGCTGGAACTGCTGGAGCTCGTCGGGCTCTCCGACAAGGCCAAGGCCTATCCGGCCCAGCTCTCCGGCGGCCAGAAGCAGCGCGTCGGCATCGCCCGCGCCCTGGCCGGCGACCCGTTGGTGCTCCTCTCCGACGAGGCGACCAGCGCCCTCGACCCCGAGACCACCCGCTCCATCCTCCAGCTGCTGCGCGACCTGAACCGGCAGCTGGGCCTGACCGTCCTGCTCATCACGCACGAGATGGACGTCGTCAAGACCGTCTGCGACTCGGCCGCCCTCATGGAGCAGGGGCGGATCGTCGAGTCCGGCACCGTCGCCGAACTGCTCGGCACGCCAGGATCCGAACTGGCCGCCGCGCTCTTCCCGGTGAGCGGCGAGGCCTCCGCCGACGACCGCACGGTCATCGACGTCACCTTCCACGGCGACGCCGCGACCCAGCCGGTCATCTCGCAGCTCTCGCGCACGTACAACATCGACATCTCGATCCTCGGCGCCGCGATGGACACCGTCGGCGGCAAGCAGGTCGGCCGGATGCGCATCGAACTGCCCGGCCGCTACGAGGAGAACGTCGTGCCGATCGGCTTCCTGCGCGAGCGGGGACTGCAGATCGACGTCCAGGGCCAGGAGCCCGCGCTGGTGAAGGAAGGTGCCAAGTGA
- a CDS encoding methionine ABC transporter permease — translation MTWSEMRPLLEQACWDTLYMVGWSTLIAVVGGLPLGILLVLTDRGGLLQNTVLNKVIGQVVNVARSMPFIILMVALMGFTRSITGTTIGREAAIVPLAIGAIPFFARLVETAVREVDGGLVEAVQSMGGNTWTVVRKVLVPESLPSLISSTTTTIVALLGYSAMAGTVGAGGLGDIAIRYGYQRFETELMWITVGILAVVISLIQFAGDFAARGLHRRAGQSGAAPRLRLLKAATATSKTV, via the coding sequence GTGACCTGGTCCGAGATGCGGCCGCTGCTGGAGCAGGCGTGTTGGGACACCCTCTACATGGTCGGCTGGTCGACGCTCATCGCCGTCGTCGGCGGTCTGCCGCTGGGCATCCTGCTGGTCCTCACGGACCGGGGCGGCCTGCTGCAGAACACCGTGCTGAACAAGGTCATCGGGCAGGTCGTGAACGTCGCCCGCTCGATGCCGTTCATCATCCTGATGGTCGCGCTGATGGGCTTCACGCGCTCGATCACCGGCACGACCATCGGCCGTGAGGCCGCCATCGTGCCGCTCGCGATCGGCGCGATCCCCTTCTTCGCGCGCCTCGTCGAGACGGCTGTCCGCGAAGTGGACGGCGGGCTCGTCGAGGCCGTGCAGTCGATGGGCGGCAACACCTGGACCGTCGTCCGCAAGGTGCTCGTCCCCGAGTCGCTGCCGTCGCTGATCTCCAGCACCACCACGACGATCGTCGCGCTCCTCGGCTACTCGGCGATGGCGGGCACGGTCGGCGCGGGCGGTCTCGGTGACATCGCCATCCGCTACGGCTACCAGCGCTTCGAGACCGAACTGATGTGGATCACCGTCGGCATCCTCGCCGTGGTCATCTCCCTCATCCAGTTCGCCGGCGACTTCGCCGCCCGTGGGCTGCACCGGCGCGCGGGCCAGTCCGGCGCCGCTCCGCGCCTCAGGCTGCTGAAGGCCGCCACCGCGACCAGTAAGACCGTCTGA
- a CDS encoding MetQ/NlpA family ABC transporter substrate-binding protein, which produces MRNTAKFTTAVLAAGALTLGLTACGSEQASGSADTSAPLIVAASPVPHAEILTYVKDNLAEDAGLDLEVKEFTDYVLPNTATEDGSVGANYFQNQPYLDDFNKKNGTHVVPVVTVHLEPLGLYSNKIEKADELKSGATVAVPNDTVNEARALKLLDANGIITLKDGAGNDATPKDIAKNPKNLKFKELEAAQTPRSLDDVDAAVINGNYAIESDLKPSEDALVLESAKNNPYGNFLAVKEGNEDDPRVKKLAKLLTTPEVKKFIEDKYAGSVVASF; this is translated from the coding sequence GTGCGTAACACTGCCAAGTTCACCACCGCTGTCCTCGCCGCCGGAGCCCTCACCCTGGGTCTCACCGCGTGCGGTTCGGAGCAGGCTTCGGGCTCCGCCGACACCAGCGCCCCGCTGATCGTCGCCGCCAGCCCGGTCCCGCACGCCGAGATCCTCACCTACGTCAAGGACAACCTGGCGGAGGACGCGGGCCTCGATCTGGAGGTCAAGGAGTTCACGGACTACGTCCTGCCGAACACGGCGACCGAGGACGGCTCCGTGGGTGCCAACTACTTCCAGAACCAGCCGTACCTCGACGACTTCAACAAGAAGAACGGCACCCACGTCGTGCCCGTCGTCACGGTCCACCTGGAGCCGCTCGGCCTCTACTCCAACAAGATCGAGAAGGCCGACGAGCTGAAGAGCGGTGCGACGGTCGCCGTCCCGAACGACACGGTCAACGAGGCGCGGGCGCTCAAGCTTCTCGACGCCAACGGGATCATCACGCTCAAGGACGGCGCGGGCAACGACGCGACCCCCAAGGACATCGCGAAGAACCCGAAGAACCTCAAGTTCAAGGAGTTGGAGGCGGCCCAGACCCCGCGCTCCCTGGACGACGTCGACGCCGCGGTGATCAACGGCAACTACGCCATCGAGTCCGACCTCAAGCCCTCCGAGGACGCCCTCGTCCTGGAGTCCGCAAAGAACAACCCGTACGGCAACTTCCTCGCGGTCAAGGAGGGCAACGAGGACGACCCGCGGGTGAAGAAGCTCGCGAAGCTTCTCACCACCCCCGAGGTGAAGAAGTTCATCGAGGACAAGTACGCCGGCTCCGTCGTCGCGTCGTTCTGA
- a CDS encoding MetQ/NlpA family ABC transporter substrate-binding protein, with protein MRKHVIPAVAAALALGLGLTACGSESDSGGGGTDGALVVGATAVPAGEVLAYIKQDLAAKNGLDVEIKEFTDYVLPNTALQEGSLDANLYQNEPYLDDFNKSKGTDLVPVVKAYLPPMGVYSKKVQDVTKLPDGATVAVPNDTTNEGRALKLLASKGVITLKDGSGTTASPADIAENPKNLKFKELEPAQLPRSLDDVAAAVINNNYAQDAGLSPAEDAILLESAENNPYANLLAVKKGNEDDPRVEKLAKLLTSAEVTKFIKDKYKGSVLPVTSG; from the coding sequence ATGCGCAAGCACGTAATTCCCGCCGTGGCGGCCGCACTCGCCCTGGGGCTCGGGCTCACCGCCTGCGGCTCCGAGTCCGACTCGGGGGGCGGTGGTACCGACGGCGCGCTCGTCGTGGGCGCCACCGCCGTCCCGGCCGGCGAGGTCCTCGCGTACATCAAGCAGGACCTCGCCGCGAAGAACGGACTCGACGTGGAGATCAAGGAGTTCACGGACTACGTCCTGCCGAACACCGCGCTCCAGGAGGGCTCGCTCGACGCGAACCTTTACCAGAACGAGCCCTACCTGGACGACTTCAACAAGTCCAAGGGCACCGACCTGGTCCCGGTCGTGAAGGCGTACCTGCCGCCCATGGGCGTGTACTCGAAGAAGGTCCAGGACGTCACGAAGCTGCCCGACGGAGCCACCGTCGCGGTGCCGAACGACACGACCAACGAGGGCCGCGCCCTCAAGCTCCTGGCCTCCAAGGGCGTCATCACGCTCAAGGACGGCTCCGGCACGACCGCGTCCCCGGCGGACATCGCCGAGAACCCGAAGAACCTCAAGTTCAAGGAGCTGGAACCGGCCCAACTGCCGCGCTCCCTGGACGACGTGGCCGCCGCGGTCATCAACAACAACTACGCCCAGGACGCGGGCCTCAGCCCGGCCGAGGACGCCATCCTCCTGGAGTCCGCGGAGAACAACCCGTACGCGAACCTCCTCGCCGTCAAGAAGGGCAACGAGGACGATCCCCGGGTCGAAAAGCTCGCGAAGCTCCTCACCTCCGCAGAGGTGACGAAGTTCATCAAGGACAAGTACAAGGGGTCGGTCCTGCCGGTCACCTCCGGCTGA
- a CDS encoding GNAT family N-acetyltransferase yields the protein MTNTFPDTSLSTERLVLRPLEDEDIPALTEMMNDEQVVAWTPVPQPFTEDTARAWVRRYAPAERTSGRGLDLAVTEFLTQRLVGIVQLGKTNWHVRSTELSYIVAPWARGEGYASEAALATVQWLFGDRKFERVELRTAADNTASQQVAQKIGCISEGVLRNACIARTRTEDGSWVALRTDFIVWGLLPEDIEGIAEQLADTGGFTSYSDWN from the coding sequence ATGACGAACACCTTCCCCGACACCTCCCTGAGCACGGAGCGGTTGGTGCTGCGCCCTCTCGAGGACGAGGACATTCCCGCCCTCACGGAGATGATGAACGACGAGCAGGTCGTGGCCTGGACCCCCGTTCCGCAGCCCTTCACCGAGGACACCGCCCGCGCCTGGGTCAGGCGGTACGCGCCCGCCGAGCGCACCTCGGGCCGCGGGCTCGACCTCGCCGTCACCGAGTTCCTCACCCAACGCCTGGTCGGCATAGTCCAGTTGGGCAAAACGAATTGGCATGTCCGCTCCACGGAGCTCTCGTACATCGTCGCCCCCTGGGCACGCGGCGAGGGATACGCCTCCGAGGCGGCGCTCGCCACGGTCCAATGGCTCTTCGGCGACCGGAAGTTCGAGCGCGTGGAGCTGCGCACCGCCGCGGACAACACGGCCTCGCAGCAGGTCGCGCAGAAGATCGGCTGCATCAGTGAAGGCGTCCTGCGCAACGCCTGTATAGCGCGGACCCGTACCGAGGACGGGAGCTGGGTCGCGCTGCGCACCGACTTCATCGTGTGGGGCCTGCTTCCCGAGGACATCGAGGGCATCGCCGAGCAACTCGCCGACACCGGCGGTTTCACCTCGTACTCAGACTGGAACTGA
- the cbiE gene encoding precorrin-6y C5,15-methyltransferase (decarboxylating) subunit CbiE, whose amino-acid sequence MADRVTVIGWDGSPLTDAARSALGAATLVAGAGHHLILPEVPVAAERIRLGSVALAARRIAAHRGTAVVLADGDPGFFGVVRTLRAPEFGLEVEVVPAVSSVAAAFARAGMPWDDAQVVVAHRRTLRRAVNVCRAHTKVAVLTSPGAGPAELGLLLDGVHRTFVICEELGTERERVTVLTSDKVADHTWRDPNIVIVMGGPVAFSEGGGWIAGRDPGTGPRGLALPDEVYGRELGEGETEILRAAQLARLGPRVGDLVWDIGSGTGAFATEAARCGAAVIAVDRDPNACARTMATARRFGVQLQITHGTAPHILENLPEPDVVRVGGGGAPVVSAVADRRPQRIVAHAATRDAAELIGRDLSEHGYQVECALLQSVELDTRAWTEKERSVAFLLSGELGRRETSR is encoded by the coding sequence ATGGCCGACCGGGTCACGGTGATCGGCTGGGACGGCTCGCCGCTGACCGACGCGGCGCGCTCGGCTCTGGGCGCCGCCACGCTGGTGGCGGGCGCGGGTCATCACCTGATCCTCCCCGAGGTGCCCGTGGCCGCCGAGCGCATCCGGCTCGGCAGCGTCGCCCTCGCCGCCCGTCGCATCGCCGCCCACCGAGGCACGGCCGTCGTCCTCGCCGACGGCGACCCCGGCTTCTTCGGAGTCGTACGCACCCTGCGCGCCCCCGAGTTCGGCCTGGAGGTCGAGGTCGTACCGGCGGTGTCGTCCGTGGCCGCCGCCTTCGCCCGCGCCGGGATGCCCTGGGACGACGCGCAGGTGGTCGTCGCACACCGGCGCACCCTGCGCCGCGCGGTGAATGTGTGCCGCGCCCACACCAAGGTCGCCGTCCTCACCTCGCCCGGAGCCGGCCCCGCCGAACTGGGCCTCCTCCTCGACGGGGTCCACCGCACCTTCGTCATCTGCGAGGAGCTCGGCACCGAGCGCGAGCGGGTCACGGTCCTCACCTCCGACAAGGTCGCCGACCACACCTGGCGCGACCCCAACATCGTCATCGTCATGGGCGGCCCCGTCGCCTTCTCCGAGGGCGGCGGCTGGATCGCCGGACGCGACCCGGGCACCGGGCCGCGCGGCCTGGCGCTGCCCGACGAGGTGTACGGCCGTGAGCTCGGCGAGGGCGAGACCGAGATACTGCGCGCCGCCCAACTCGCCCGCCTGGGACCGCGCGTCGGCGACCTCGTGTGGGACATCGGCTCGGGCACCGGCGCCTTCGCCACGGAGGCCGCGCGCTGCGGTGCCGCCGTCATCGCCGTCGACCGCGACCCGAACGCCTGCGCCCGCACCATGGCCACCGCCCGTCGCTTCGGAGTCCAGCTCCAGATCACGCACGGCACCGCGCCCCACATCCTGGAGAACCTGCCCGAACCGGACGTCGTACGCGTCGGGGGCGGCGGCGCGCCGGTGGTCTCGGCCGTCGCCGACCGGCGCCCGCAGCGCATCGTCGCGCACGCCGCGACCCGCGACGCCGCCGAACTCATCGGCAGGGACCTGTCGGAGCACGGCTACCAGGTCGAGTGCGCCCTGCTGCAGTCCGTCGAGCTCGACACCCGCGCCTGGACGGAGAAGGAGCGGAGCGTCGCGTTCCTGCTCTCGGGAGAACTCGGGCGGCGCGAAACGTCTCGCTGA